A window from Drosophila yakuba strain Tai18E2 chromosome 3L, Prin_Dyak_Tai18E2_2.1, whole genome shotgun sequence encodes these proteins:
- the LOC6534570 gene encoding MOXD1 homolog 1 — MSLQDVLWIVLTVQLSFGVCYFENNQRTQDYDVDKNGSVHHKNWVRDEMMDSLGMYWLKWWINANENSIYFEVTVHTRGFAGLGFSKDGRLARADVVLLWVDDATGHANVLDCHGASGPPLQDDTQNYDVIDGKQNGTHTFLKFKRKIETCDPFDIPLSADTFKVMWSIGENDPIHGNLDWHGQSRGVKSLQLLSPMFTKNSNSIEGTQKWDITVNNVTIEKSMDTLYWCKIVRLPELTGKQHIIGYEPLLSGKYNTNVVHHMTLFECQSKLFSGSDPSSWDLWVRSAGTVCNSNQLTPRDWDSCSTPVAVWSLGSDGQFLPPHAGIPMGGASGVRYYMLEIHYDNPDGKESVDHSGFRIHYTPNLRTHDSGILISGVSVSETQLIPPGQKKYRSVGICGPSCSSVMFPKNGIKIISGTLHSHQAGRTISLRHVRSGKELNPIIVDDSYDYRHQKVHQLANETVILPGDYLITDCSYETELRKRPTFGGYSSKEEMCLSFITYYPKIEMSGCYSMTPVREFIEMFRVYQFYSFNMTDVENMFLYNTDYDVDSRHTKNATTKSNYGKTSKEDVIYQESLLNKLVISDPPEFHDRTFLSHLNQLPWHDPLFTKRVEQAFITGTHMTFCRVSKDSLSIPSEIIRFPEFTSYVKPPAACLNYFFTDNEELRSGSSRFLTDFTLILFLIQLGFQTTFL, encoded by the exons ATGTCCTTGCAAGACGTACTATGGATTGTACTCACGGTGCAGTTGAGTTTTGGTGTttgttattttgaaaataaccAAAGGACGCAGGACTACGATGTCGATAAAAATGGTTCTGTACACCACAAAAACTGGGTGCGTGACGAAATGATGGATAGCTTGGGAATGTACTGGCTCAAGTGGTGGATAAATGCCAACGAAAATAGCATTTACTTCGAAGTTACTGTTCATACGCGAGGCTTTGCCGGCCTGGGTTTCTCCAAGGATGGCCGGCTGGCCAGAGCGGATGTGGTTTTATTGTGGGTAGATGACGCCACAGGACATGCGAACGTGTTGGACTGCCATGGGGCGAGCGGACCGCCACTACAGGACGATACACAAAACTACGATGTCATAGATGGTAAACAAAACGGGACGCACACATTTCTAAAGTTTAAACGTAAGATTGAAACCTGCGACCCATTCGATATTCCACTTTCG GCCGACACGTTTAAGGTAATGTGGTCCATTGGAGAAAATGATCCTATTCATGGAAACTTGGATTGGCATGGTCAGAGCAGAGGCGTGAAATCTTTGCAATTGTTGTCGCCAATGTTTACGAAAAATAGTAACTCGATCGAAGGGACCCAAAAATGGGACATAACTGTAAACAACGTAACAATTGAGAAGTCAATGGATACACTTTACTGGTGTAAAATAGTGCGACTCCCAGAGTTAACTGGCAAACAGCACATAATTGGTTATGAGCCTCTGCTGTCTGGTAAATACAATACGAATGTTGTTCACCACATGACCCTTTTTGAGTGTCAATCAAAGTTATTCTCTGGATCCGATCCTTCGTCCTGGGACCTTTGGGTTAGGAGTGCCGGCACTGTGTGCAACAGCAACCAACTGACACCACGTGACTGGGATTCGTGTTCTACGCCAGTTGCAGTTTGGTCCTTGGGATCTGATGGACAATTTCTACCACCCCACGCAGGCATCCCAATGGGCGGAGCTTCTGGAGTTAGATATTATATGCTGGAAATACACTACGATAATCCGGATGGAAAGGAATCTGTAGATCATTCCGGTTTCCGAATACATTACACACCCAATCTGCGAACTCACGATTCCGGAATCCTTATAAGTGGTGTTTCCGTTTCGGAAACCCAACTCATCCCGCCTGGTCAAAAGAAATATCGATCTGTCGGCATCTGTGGACCTTCTTGTTCCAGCGTCATGTTCCCAAAGAATggtattaaaataatttccgGAACACTGCACTCACATCAAGCTGGTCGCACAATAAGTCTTCGGCATGTTCGATCTGGTAAGGAGTTAAATCCGATCATTGTTGACGACAGCTACGATTATAGGCACCAAAAAGTCCATCAGCTTGCTAATGAAACGGTTATATTGCCTGGAGATTACTTAATCACAGACTGCTCTTATGAGACAGAGCTCAGAAAACGACCCACATTCGGCGGCTATTCATCGAAGGAGGAAATGTGCCTCTCCTTTATTACCTATTACCCGAAGATTGAGATGTCCGGATGTTATAGTATGACACCAGTGCGGGAGTTTATTGAGATGTTCCGTGTGTACCAATTCTATTCCTTTAATATGACTGATGTTGAGAATATGTTTCTCTACAACACTGACTACGATGTAGACAGTAGACACACAAAGAATGCGACAACGAAATCAAATTACGGAAAAACGTCCAAAGAAGATGTAATTTACCAAGAGTCTTTGTTGAACAAACTTGTTATATCTGACCCACCCGAATTTCATGATCGCACATTTCTATCGCATTTGAATCAGTTGCCTTGGCATGATCCTCTTTTTACGAAACGTGTTGAACAAGCATTTATAACTGGAACACATATGACTTTTTGTCGTGTATCCAAGGATTCATTATCAATTCCATCGGAAATAATTCGCTTCCCCGAATTTACATCGTACGTAAAGCCACCTGCAGCTTGTTTGAACTATTTTTTCACTGATAATGAAGAACTTCGTTCAGGAAGTTCCAGATTTTTAACGGACTTTACGTTAATTCTTTTTCTTATTCAGCTTGGGTTTCAAACAACATtcttgtaa
- the LOC6539631 gene encoding H(+)/Cl(-) exchange transporter 5: protein MEKFPLKGSREAAAEGNNYITAYQTVMKKSNGHTNGAGGDGNLDGSFRDHPLAQHTKLTTSLTAAGTDDEDMIDITPRSSPGDVIGGGGGGSSSGYHRETATESDTERDFGHSGGSGGGNHHNQRTMHQHVPTHSAFGDPMDGALSFYGSSDVQDDIPGIGQYEDFHTIDWQRDIARDRMRHRYIVKKRQDSLWDLIKGSIDAGSGWLCVLLVGIAAGCVAGMVDIGASWMSDLKHGICPPAFWFNREQCCYPAKQSVFEEGNCSTWKTWPEIFGLDRNGTGPYIVAYIWYVLWALLFASLSASLVRMFAPYACGSGIPEIKTILSGFIIRGYLGKWTLLIKSVGLMLSVSAGLTLGKEGPMVHIASCIGNIFSHVFPKYGRNEAKKREILSAAAAAGVSVAFGAPIGGVLFSLEEVSYYFPLKTLWRSFFCALIAAFVLRSLTPFGNEHSVLFFVEYNKPWIFFELIPFVFLGIMGGVIGTFFIKANLWWCRYRKFSKLGQYPVMEVLFVTLVTAIICYPNPFTRMNMNELIFLLVSKCSPGDVTNPLCDYKRMNITSGNTFIEVTEPGPGVYSSIWLLMLTFILKLALTIFTFGMKVPAGLFIPSLLLGAIMGRIVGIGVEQFAYSYPNIWFFTGECADSNLITPGLYAVVGAAAVLGGVTRMTVSLVVIMFELTGGVRYIVPLMAAAMASKWVGDALGRQGIYDAHIALNGYPFLDSKEEFSHTTLAADVMQPKRNETLNVITQDSMTVDDVENLLKETEHNGYPVVVSRENQYLVGFVLRRDLNLAIGNAKRLIEGISSSSIVLFTSSQPIQNLGPQPLKLKKILDMAPITVTDQTPMETVVDMFRKLGLRQTLVTHNGRLLGVITKKDVLRHVKQMDNEDPNTVLFN, encoded by the exons ATGGAGAAGTTTCCGCTGAAGGGCAGCAGGGAGGCCGCCGCGGAGGGCAACAACTACATAACCGCCTACCAAACAGTCATGAAAAAG TCGAACGGCCACACAAACGGAGCCGGCGGCGACGGCAACCTAGACGGATCTTTTCGTGACCACCCGCTGGCGCAGCACACGAAACTGACCACCTCGCTGACGGCGGCGGGCACCGACGACGAGGATATGATCGACATCACACCGCGCTCCAGTCCGGGCGATGTgatcggcggcggcggaggaggtaGCAGCAGTGGCTATCACCGGGAAACGGCCACCGAATCGGACACCGAACGAGATTTCGGACACTctggcggcagcggcggcggcaatcACCACAATCAGCGGACAATGCACCAGCATGTGCCAACTCACAGTGCCTTCGGCGATCCCATGGACG GAGCCCTATCCTTCTATGGTTCCTCGGACGTGCAAGATGATATTCCTGGCATTGGACAGTACGAAGACTTTCACACTATTGATTGGCAGCGGGACATTGCCCGCGATCGGATGCGACATCGCTACATAGTCAAGAAGCGACAGGACTCCCTGTGGGATCTGATAAAG GGTTCCATTGATGCCGGATCTGGCTGGCTATGCGTTTTACTTGTCGGAATCGCCGCAGGCTGTGTTGCGGGCATGGTGGACATTGGAGCCAGTTGGATGTCAGATCTAAAGCATGGCATTTGCCCACCTGCCTTTTGGTTTAACAGGGAACAATGCTGCTATCCGGCCAAACAGTCGGTGTTTGAAGAAGGCAACTGCTCGACG TGGAAAACCTGGCCGGAGATCTTCGGTTTGGATCGAAATGGCACCGGGCCATATATCGTCGCTTATATCTGGTATGTGCTGTGGGCCTTGCTATTTGCTTCGCTCAGCGCCTCCCTTGTGCGAATGTTTGCGCCCTACGCCTGCGGGTCTGGTATTCCCGAGATTAAGACCATTTTGTCGGGCTTCATCATACGCGGCTACCTAGGAAAATGGACGCTTCTGATCAAATCAGTGGGTCTGATGCTGTCTGTGTCCGCCGGCCTCACTTTGGGAAAGGAAGGACCCATGGTCCACATTGCCAGTTGTATTGGAAACATATTTTCGCACGTTTTTCCTAAATATGGTCGAAATGAGGCGAAGAAGCGTGAGATTCTttcggcagcagcagcggcaggcGTGTCTGTGGCCTTCGGAGCACCAATCGGTGGAGTTCTTTTTTCGCTGGAGGAGGTGTCCTACTATTTTCCATTGAAGACATTGTGGCGCTCATTCTTTTGTGCATTGATCGCCGCATTCGTTTTACGATCGCTGACTCCGTTTGGCAACGAGCATTCCGTGCTCTTCTTCGTGGAGTACAACAAGCCCTGGATCTTTTTCGAACTTattccttttgttttcctcgGAATTATGGGG GGTGTTATTGGCACGTTTTTCATCAAAGCCAATTTGTGGTGGTGCCGCTACAGGAAGTTCAGCAAGCTGGGCCAGTATCCAGTAATGGAAGTGCTCTTCGTGACCCTGGTCACTGCCATCATTTGCTACCCCAATCCATTTACCCGTATGAACATGAACGAGCTGATATTCCTATTGGTGAGCAAGTGCTCACCCGGAGATGTCACCAATCCATTGTG TGATTACAAGCGCATGAACATAACCTCGGGCAACACTTTCATTGAGGTTACGGAGCCAGGTCCCGGTGTTTACAGCTCCATTTGGCTGCTGATGCTCACCTTTATACTTAAACTGGCCCTGACCATCTTTACGTTCGGCATGAAAGTGCCCGCTGGTCTGTTTATTCCGTCCCTGCTGCTTGGCGCTATCATGGGCCGTATTGTGGGAATCGGCGTGGAGCAGTTTGCCTACAGCTATCCCAACATTTGGTTCTTCACCGGCGAATGCGCTGACAGCAATCTAATCACTCCCGGATTGTATGCGGTTGTGGGAGCAGCAGCTGTGCTGGGAGGTGTCACTCGAATGACCGTCTCCCTGGTAGTAATCATGTTCGAATTGACAGGCGGCGTGAGGTATATTGTGCCCCTAATGGCTGCTGCCATGGCTTCCAAGTGGGTGGGTGATGCTCTCGGCAGGCAAGGTATCTACGATGCGCACATAGCGCTGAATGGTTATCCGTTCCTAGATAGCAAAGAAGAGTTTTCGCATACAACGCTGGCCGCAGATGTGATGCAGCCAAA GCGGAATGAAACTTTGAATGTCATCACCCAAGACTCCATGACTGTGGACGATGTGGAAAACCTTCTTAAAGAGACAGAACACAATGGCTATCCAGTTGTGGTGTCGCGGGAGAATCAATACTTAGTCGGCTTTGTGTTGCGCAGGGATCTTAACTTGGCCATAG GCAATGCCAAGCGTCTGATCGAGGGCATTAGCAGTAGCTCCATAGTATTATTCACATCATCCCAGCCCATTCAAAATCTGGGACCCCAGCCGCTGAAGCTGAAAAAGATCTTGGACATGGCACCCATTACAGTAACAGATCAAACGCCAATGGAGACGGTAGTGGACATGTTCCGAAAGCTAGGCTTGCGCCAAACATTAGTTACACACAACGG TCGCTTACTAGGAGTAATTACCAAGAAAGATGTGCTACGCCACGTGAAGCAGATGGATAACGAAGACCCTAATACGGTGCTCTTCAACTGA
- the LOC6539630 gene encoding uncharacterized protein LOC6539630 isoform X2 has protein sequence MDVLSHYSSPVVEFPATQPLEKQHALVDNCTGTDPPPPSKDTATGTQEKLHVATQTERRVVSSKDVEYDERALAKWLRQICPMVERELMNSTLLMEDQTMSQCRLEEELQVYTYQKLAMGGADNSQGLAIWLCVHTNNAPVLVATTVAPHDDWCEHVDQQLKLFVPQRMSSGNLVMYTEAKTLPLKSCLRSLCTNPFNKTMFAGSTMDGELFIWLYEQARGSDSVDIKQLYSVSSAQGAAVALDWPREQLLLACFANGSVRQWDLSRQMALDWEYTLPATITSEPTAMLTLGLDDFVVGTNDGGVYRCWNTRRQTAATKQIKLLALRRHLFMVTTLIRTEMEGNQFVLSCDLSGQAFYHDMRLVDEDMTQLIVQIPLPFKNVIACSRDGNIIYCPANDGSLEYYRVSDGAHAHVKGGLRGKGSLIRSSDNGRWLIAGLYGDEFQIFYVEY, from the exons ATGGACGTACTATCGCATTACAGCTCACCCGTGGTTGAATTTCCGGCAACACAGCCGTTGGAGAAGCAGCACGCCCTGGTGGACAACTGTACGGGCACTGATCCACCGCCTCCTAGCAAAGACACCGCTACCGGAACGCAGGAGAAGCTGCATGTAGCCACACAAACGGAGCGACGAGTAGTTAGCAGCAAGGATGTGGAATACGATGAGAGGGCTTTGGCCAAGTGGCTGCGACAAATCTGTCCCATGGTAGAACGAGAGCTAATGAATTCCACTCTTCTGATGGAGGATCAAACGATGAGTCAGTGCCGCTTGGAGGAGGAACTGCAGGTGTACACGTACCAGAAGCTGGCAATGGGTGGTGCGGACAACTCGCAAGGACTGGCCATCTGGCTGTGTGTGCATACCAATAATGCTCCAGTTCTGGTGGCCACCACGGTAGCTCCCCATGATGACTGGTGCGAGCATGTGGATCAGCAGCTAAAACTGTTTGTTCCCCAAAGAATGTCCAGTGGCAACCTGGTGATGTACACAGAGGCCAAAACTCTGCCCCTAAAATCCTGCTTGCGAAGTCTATGCACAAATCCGTTCAACAAGACCATGTTCGCTGGCTCCACCATGGACGGGGAGCTATTCATCTGGCTATATGAGCAGGCGAGGGGTTCCGATAGCGTCGATATCAAACAGCTTTACAGTGTGTCGTCTGCCCAGGGTGCTGCAGTGGCTCTGGACTGGCCGAGGGAACAGCTTCTGTTGGCCTGCTTTGCCAATGGCAGCGTTCGACAGTGGGATTTGAGCAGGCAGATGGCTCTGGATTGGGA GTACACCCTTCCCGCAACGATTACATCAGAGCCCACGGCAATGTTGACCCTTGGTCTGGATGATTTCGTCGTGGGCACTAACGATGGTGGCGTCTATCGCTGCTGGAACACTCGGCGCCAAACCGCAGCCACCAAGCAGATCAAATTGTTGGCCCTACGGCGACATCTTTTCATGGTGACCACGCTGATTCGCACTGAAATGGAAGGCAACCAGTTCGTCCTGAGCTGCGATCTCAGTGGGCAAGCCTTCTATCACGATATGCGTCTTGTGGATGAG GATATGACTCAGTTGATAGTACAAATCCCACTACCCTTTAAGAACGTAATCGCCTGCAGTCGGGATGGGAACATCATCTACTGCCCAGCCAATGATGGATCGCTGGAATACTATAGAGTGAGTGATGGAGCACATGCCCATGTCAAGGGAGGACTTCGCGGCAAGGGAAGCCTTATCCGAAGTAGCGACAATGG GCGCTGGTTAATTGCAGGCCTCTATGGCGATGAATTCCAGATATTTTACGTAGAATACTAA
- the LOC6539630 gene encoding uncharacterized protein LOC6539630 isoform X1 translates to MDVLSHYSSPVVEFPATQPLEKQHALVDNCTGTDPPPPSKDTATGTQEKLHVATQTERRVVSSKDVEYDERALAKWLRQICPMVERELMNSTLLMEDQTMSQCRLEEELQVYTYQKLAMGGADNSQGLAIWLCVHTNNAPVLVATTVAPHDDWCEHVDQQLKLFVPQRMSSGNLVMYTEAKTLPLKSCLRSLCTNPFNKTMFAGSTMDGELFIWLYEQARGSDSVDIKQLYSVSSAQGAAVALDWPREQLLLACFANGSVRQWDLSRQMALDWEYTLPATITSEPTAMLTLGLDDFVVGTNDGGVYRCWNTRRQTAATKQIKLLALRRHLFMVTTLIRTEMEGNQFVLSCDLSGQAFYHDMRLVDEVITWQTNQLSFIYFLFTAVQDMTQLIVQIPLPFKNVIACSRDGNIIYCPANDGSLEYYRVSDGAHAHVKGGLRGKGSLIRSSDNGRWLIAGLYGDEFQIFYVEY, encoded by the exons ATGGACGTACTATCGCATTACAGCTCACCCGTGGTTGAATTTCCGGCAACACAGCCGTTGGAGAAGCAGCACGCCCTGGTGGACAACTGTACGGGCACTGATCCACCGCCTCCTAGCAAAGACACCGCTACCGGAACGCAGGAGAAGCTGCATGTAGCCACACAAACGGAGCGACGAGTAGTTAGCAGCAAGGATGTGGAATACGATGAGAGGGCTTTGGCCAAGTGGCTGCGACAAATCTGTCCCATGGTAGAACGAGAGCTAATGAATTCCACTCTTCTGATGGAGGATCAAACGATGAGTCAGTGCCGCTTGGAGGAGGAACTGCAGGTGTACACGTACCAGAAGCTGGCAATGGGTGGTGCGGACAACTCGCAAGGACTGGCCATCTGGCTGTGTGTGCATACCAATAATGCTCCAGTTCTGGTGGCCACCACGGTAGCTCCCCATGATGACTGGTGCGAGCATGTGGATCAGCAGCTAAAACTGTTTGTTCCCCAAAGAATGTCCAGTGGCAACCTGGTGATGTACACAGAGGCCAAAACTCTGCCCCTAAAATCCTGCTTGCGAAGTCTATGCACAAATCCGTTCAACAAGACCATGTTCGCTGGCTCCACCATGGACGGGGAGCTATTCATCTGGCTATATGAGCAGGCGAGGGGTTCCGATAGCGTCGATATCAAACAGCTTTACAGTGTGTCGTCTGCCCAGGGTGCTGCAGTGGCTCTGGACTGGCCGAGGGAACAGCTTCTGTTGGCCTGCTTTGCCAATGGCAGCGTTCGACAGTGGGATTTGAGCAGGCAGATGGCTCTGGATTGGGA GTACACCCTTCCCGCAACGATTACATCAGAGCCCACGGCAATGTTGACCCTTGGTCTGGATGATTTCGTCGTGGGCACTAACGATGGTGGCGTCTATCGCTGCTGGAACACTCGGCGCCAAACCGCAGCCACCAAGCAGATCAAATTGTTGGCCCTACGGCGACATCTTTTCATGGTGACCACGCTGATTCGCACTGAAATGGAAGGCAACCAGTTCGTCCTGAGCTGCGATCTCAGTGGGCAAGCCTTCTATCACGATATGCGTCTTGTGGATGAGGTGATTACATGGCAAACAAACCAGCtgagctttatttatttcctctTTACTGCTGTACAGGATATGACTCAGTTGATAGTACAAATCCCACTACCCTTTAAGAACGTAATCGCCTGCAGTCGGGATGGGAACATCATCTACTGCCCAGCCAATGATGGATCGCTGGAATACTATAGAGTGAGTGATGGAGCACATGCCCATGTCAAGGGAGGACTTCGCGGCAAGGGAAGCCTTATCCGAAGTAGCGACAATGG GCGCTGGTTAATTGCAGGCCTCTATGGCGATGAATTCCAGATATTTTACGTAGAATACTAA
- the LOC6534573 gene encoding ATP synthase subunit beta, mitochondrial: MLVSWAKMATACARMGIKMGPGTGGHRANYLGNPVKLPSHARYLHASFSLWDDKDKKSGDECEPKPQDVCKTDAELVKKKDEREDECEEKKSAGGGKVLDSKGRKGVIHAVIGPVIDVYFEEEVPEVLNALQVQDAPIDNLVLEVFHHLGNNIVRCVAMDSTEGLRRGQPVIDTGYPIRVAVGKAVLGRILNVVGDPIDDRGEIKSDYYSFIHNDAPELTDLSVKPEILVTGIKVIDLLAPYVKGGKIGLFGGAGVGKTVLIMELINNIAKSHGGYSVFVGAGERTREGNDLYHEMIESKVISLEDESSKVVLVFGQMNEPPGARSRVVLTGLTIAEYFRDVDGQDVLLFIDNIFRFTQAGSEVSALLGRIPSAVGYQPTLGTDMGTMQERITSTRNGSITSVQAVYVPADDLSDPAPAATFSHLDATTVLSRPIAELGIYPAVDPLDSSSRILDPDVVGEEHYNVARAVQKTLQAYKSLQDIIAILGMDELSEDDKLTVARARKMQRFLSQPFQVAEIFTGHPGKLVPVEKCVEGFKRLLNGEYDDIPEIAFYMVGDAEEVLAKATQLAASMSGDTPPAKAEGKKEDKKDEKEAKPEEGKKEEPPKGEDKKKEAKDDKPKEPEKKD, from the exons atgTTGGTTTCGTGGGCTAAAATGGCTACGG CATGTGCAAGGATGGGCATAAAGATGGGTCCGGGAACCGGAGGTCATCGGGCCAACTATCTTGGTAATCCTGTGAAGCTTCCCAGCCATGCTCGCTACCTTCACGCCTCCTTTTCCCTTTGGGATGACAAGGATAAGAAATCGGGCGATGAGTGCGAGCCCAAACCGCAGGACGTCTGCAAGACGGACGCGGAACTGGTCAAGAAGAAGGATGAACGCGAGGATGAGTGTGAGGAGAAGAAGTCGGCCGGAGGAGGCAAGGTGCTGGATAGCAAGGGTCGCAAGGGTGTCATCCATGCTGTCATCGGTCCTGTCATCGATGTGTACTTCGAGGAGGAGGTTCCGGAGGTTCTCAACGCCCTTCAGGTGCAGGATGCTCCCATTGACAACCTGGTGCTGGAG GTATTTCACCACCTGGGCAACAACATCGTCCGTTGCGTGGCCATGGATTCCACCGAAGGGCTCCGTCGTGGTCAGCCGGTAATCGATACGGGTTACCCCATCCGTGTGGCGGTGGGCAAGGCCGTTTTGGGACGCATTCTCAACGTGGTCGGCGATCCCATCGACGATCGCGGTGAGATCAAGTCAGACTACTACTCCTTTATCCATAACGATGCCCCGGAGCTAACCGACTTAAGCGTGAAGCCAGAGATCCTGGTCACCGGCATCAAGGTGATTGATTTGCTGGCTCCTTACGTAAAGGGCGGCAAGATCGGGCTGTTTGGAGGCGCCGGCGTGGGCAAGACGGTGCTCATCATGGAGCTGATCAATAACATAGCCAAGTCCCATGGCGGTTACTCCGTGTTCGTGGGCGCAGGAGAGCGAACACGCGAGGGCAACGATCTGTACCATGAGATGATTGAGTCCAAGGTCATATCCCTGGAGGATGAGTCCTCGAAGGTGGTTCTGGTCTTTGGCCAGATGAATGAGCCACCGGGCGCTCGTTCTCGGGTGGTTCTCACCGGACTGACCATCGCCGAGTATTTCCGCGACGTGGACGGGCAGGATGTGCTGCTCTTCATTGACAACATTTTCCGTTTCACGCAGGCGGGATCGGAAGTGTCGGCCCTGCTCGGGCGCATTCCCTCGGCGGTGGGCTATCAGCCAACTCTGGGAACCGACATGGGCACAATGCAGGAGCGGATTACTAGTACCCGCAACGGTTCCATCACTTCCGTCCAGGCTGTCTACGTGCCCGCCGATGATCTCAGTGATCCCGCTCCGGCGGCTACCTTTTCGCATTTGGATGCCACCACTGTGCTCTCACGTCCCATTGCTGAGTTGGGTATTTATCCGGCTGTGGATCCCTTGGACTCCTCATCCCGCATTCTCGATCCCGATGTTGTTGGCGAGGAGCACTACAATGTGGCTCGAGCAGTTCAGAAAACTCTGCAGGCCTACAAGTCGCTTCAGGACATTATCGCCATCCTGGGAATGGATGAGCTGTCCGAAGATGATAAGTTAACGGTGGCCAGGGCCCGCAAGATGCAGCGCTTTCTTTCGCAGCCGTTCCAAGTGGCTGAGATCTTCACTGGACATCCGGGAAAGCTGGTGCCGGTGGAGAAGTGTGTGGAGGGCTTCAAGCGGTTGTTAAATGGGGAATACGACGACATCCCGGAGATTGCCTTCTACATGGTTGGGGATGCCGAAGAGGTGCTGGCCAAAGCCACCCAACTGGCCGCCAGCATGTCAGGAGATACTCCTCCAGCCAAGGCGGAAGGCAAAAAGGAGGACAAGAAGGACGAAAAGGAGGCAAAGCCAGAGGAGGGCAAGAAGGAGGAGCCGCCGAAGGGAGAAGACAAAAAGAAGGAAGCAAAGGATGACAAACCGAAGGAACCGGAAAAGAAAGATTAG